The following proteins are co-located in the Paenibacillus sp. JNUCC32 genome:
- a CDS encoding vWA domain-containing protein encodes MQRKNKWLLSLMAAVLLIMTWSGGALPKAAAASQGSNIDAVLVMDASNSMKNSDPERISGEAMKMFIDMLATTGDKVGIVSYTDRIQREKALLEIQSEADKTALKEFIDQLDRGPYTDMSVGLDEAVKVLKQGMDPAHAPMIVVLADGNNDLDPNTGRTSKEASEQLNQAVKEAKGSGIPIYTIGLNADGKLNKETLAELANQTGGKSFTTSSADDLPQILSEIFASHQQLKIVPVQSITGNGSYQEVTVRVPNANVLEANISIMSSSPVDVKLVDPAGAEQSIPSASVLRSTSNSYSLLKLLKPQQGDWKLQVKGVSKDKIEINLVFNYDLELAMDPPPSSKVKAGDTIDINAYLVSNGQKLQDQEQYGNMTAKLLIKDLDTGDESEVILENKEGSFVGDYKIPQKHDYELRVRAEEQSFYRESPPVKISAKAAASGSGNGGKEMTAGEDAKPFPLWPVIIGIAALLIVGAAAYFILGAIKKANRGFVGQIVIEIRDENTGEKTSPQYKKLTSFKGKFNLHQLLQLAPELKETEKILFMPGKNDRLILKNLSSAVIEKSGRALDATNGTELKNGDRLRVSLQQADKTILFEYLA; translated from the coding sequence ATGCAACGTAAAAATAAATGGCTGCTCTCTCTGATGGCAGCGGTGCTGCTGATCATGACCTGGAGCGGAGGAGCCTTGCCTAAGGCAGCGGCTGCCTCCCAAGGCTCCAACATCGATGCCGTACTGGTGATGGACGCCAGCAATTCGATGAAAAATAGCGATCCGGAGCGGATTAGCGGCGAAGCGATGAAGATGTTCATCGACATGCTGGCGACAACCGGCGACAAGGTCGGCATCGTTTCCTATACCGACCGGATTCAGCGGGAGAAAGCCTTGCTTGAAATTCAGTCGGAGGCGGACAAAACCGCGCTGAAGGAATTTATCGATCAGCTGGATCGCGGACCGTACACCGATATGTCCGTCGGTCTCGATGAAGCCGTGAAGGTGCTGAAGCAGGGGATGGACCCGGCTCATGCGCCGATGATCGTTGTTTTGGCCGACGGTAACAATGATTTGGATCCGAATACGGGCAGGACGAGCAAGGAAGCGTCAGAGCAGTTGAACCAAGCCGTCAAGGAGGCCAAGGGAAGCGGTATTCCGATTTATACGATCGGACTCAATGCCGACGGGAAGCTGAACAAAGAAACGCTGGCTGAACTGGCCAACCAAACGGGGGGCAAATCCTTTACGACCAGTTCGGCGGATGACCTTCCGCAAATATTAAGCGAGATTTTTGCCAGCCACCAGCAGCTCAAGATCGTTCCGGTACAGTCGATTACCGGCAACGGAAGCTATCAGGAGGTTACGGTCCGCGTGCCGAATGCCAACGTGTTGGAAGCAAATATTTCCATTATGTCCTCTAGCCCAGTGGACGTGAAACTGGTAGATCCCGCCGGTGCCGAGCAAAGCATTCCATCGGCTAGTGTGCTGCGCTCCACGTCCAATTCCTATTCGCTGCTCAAGCTGCTGAAGCCGCAGCAAGGCGACTGGAAGCTGCAGGTGAAGGGCGTATCGAAGGACAAAATCGAAATCAACCTCGTGTTCAACTACGATCTGGAGCTGGCTATGGATCCTCCGCCGTCTTCCAAGGTAAAGGCAGGGGATACGATTGACATTAACGCGTACCTCGTCAGCAATGGACAGAAGCTGCAGGACCAAGAACAGTACGGCAATATGACGGCCAAGCTGTTGATCAAGGACCTGGACACCGGGGACGAGTCGGAAGTCATACTAGAGAACAAAGAAGGCAGCTTTGTAGGGGATTACAAGATTCCGCAGAAGCATGACTACGAGCTGAGGGTGCGTGCGGAGGAGCAGAGCTTCTACCGTGAAAGCCCGCCTGTGAAGATTAGCGCGAAAGCGGCAGCCTCCGGCTCCGGCAATGGCGGGAAGGAGATGACCGCGGGCGAGGATGCGAAACCTTTTCCATTATGGCCCGTAATCATTGGCATCGCGGCGCTGCTCATTGTTGGAGCGGCAGCTTATTTCATTCTCGGCGCGATAAAGAAAGCGAACAGGGGCTTTGTCGGCCAAATCGTGATTGAGATCAGGGATGAGAATACCGGGGAGAAGACGTCCCCGCAATACAAGAAGCTGACTTCCTTCAAAGGGAAGTTCAATCTGCATCAGCTTCTGCAGCTTGCTCCGGAGCTCAAGGAAACGGAGAAAATCCTGTTCATGCCGGGCAAGAACGACCGCCTCATACTTAAGAACCTTTCTTCAGCCGTCATCGAGAAGTCCGGACGGGCTCTGGATGCAACGAACGGGACGGAGCTGAAGAACGGAGACCGGCTGAGAGTTTCCCTTCAGCAGGCGGACAAAACGATATTATTCGAATATTTGGCTTAA
- a CDS encoding tubulin-like doman-containing protein → MKPVVREHIQQLDVSLGGGIVSEKIRVDTIDNPILIIGLGGTGIDALLRLKYQINRRFKLPEDPLSKKRMDKPDNVEFLAFETNEQDKNKRYKGIGLDPINEFVLLSNAEIGGLLQNRSILEPYITDWLSPELSITDGMNGAAGVRQAGRLLLFTKITQVVQAIDKKIKTLSVGTNKKLMVFLLTGLSGGTGSGCFLDIAYIVRGIIERDHGSAGIDRVNTLGYLFTPDINLANKSLSEHTREYIKKNGYAALKELDYWMNVDARGERFKQQYGNILNVNSPLPPFNLCHLISATNTEGKLLENAYDYCMNVTAENITNFMASEEKQSGEEFAIHDYISNIRTNIAQMNKAYPANYDYNIIGASSAVLPIEEMTTYLAYRVFGKMQTMFEKAPSQEDVEKFASKLGIDLDSMTKNFESRVPEPLPGYQNSERLSYANVVKNQVINMDTELEQNFLARAREEYIKAKKQLPGEIVAQFSDQIRRMFLHPQQGPFYVSRLIYTEKGFSLLKMLLSYIEALRENLTRIPRDIESAREQAIDRLGDAKSAFVSKDKKKNIYIEAKINEYWLEADVERTEQMIEFYEDLYDLLNQENNRIYSVYTEILNALNSIFAKNGDILVNGEEQQDHKGNKTYYWNLVSVPDISDVINKIMDQKDVDDLIRDFAQELLSHANRWTREQEIDVVRSISEFLTDKFGDLITRSMEDFLVMKFGQEDSIEKFVERSIASKLDDEAVPVFHLSNSAGNLYFPSWGFVSVPVQAPSILKGIRNYQNNSVGKSHFTVKESEVKNRIFWLNTKNGVPLFVYTPLKVYEESYERTIMDKEGVGRHLVQTDRNNWTYLPSPIPEKSWGDTYVNPRVQEYNARVRSEFSQALEYRVVIQKDVDQNTSSRYAVVFTKPFDLNELLRAYDLQLDSPKPNLGEVKRAWTELKRLMNEGLERVGSKDIFNSINEEMAKENLIRSPEMIRIVREELKKYAAIAAKITEFELLISDNQNEEKWLDQFIEALYTGTITKKGALFVYDRDPEEDSWEPFANLLKSVNDVEYEVYKHFRQLDEKSRSTLLRKSSRRDQELTASEDITPLLTKLEELAERFLETRDRLEYEKVELADGEERYQFYRQVSSKLNDIRRRLK, encoded by the coding sequence ATGAAACCGGTAGTTAGAGAACATATACAGCAGCTTGACGTTTCACTCGGAGGCGGCATTGTCAGCGAGAAAATACGGGTGGATACTATCGACAATCCGATCCTCATCATCGGACTTGGAGGGACGGGGATCGATGCGCTGCTGCGCTTGAAATATCAGATTAACCGCCGTTTCAAGCTGCCGGAGGATCCGTTGTCCAAGAAAAGAATGGACAAGCCGGATAACGTGGAGTTTCTGGCTTTTGAGACCAACGAACAGGATAAGAATAAGCGCTACAAGGGGATCGGACTGGATCCGATCAATGAATTCGTGCTTCTCTCCAATGCCGAGATCGGAGGCCTTCTCCAGAACCGCAGCATCCTGGAGCCTTACATTACGGATTGGCTGTCGCCCGAGCTGAGCATTACCGACGGCATGAACGGGGCCGCAGGCGTACGCCAGGCGGGCCGCTTGCTCCTGTTCACGAAGATTACCCAAGTGGTGCAGGCGATCGACAAGAAGATCAAAACGCTGTCGGTCGGCACGAACAAAAAGCTGATGGTCTTCCTGCTGACGGGGCTCTCCGGCGGTACGGGCAGCGGCTGCTTCTTGGACATCGCCTATATCGTCCGCGGCATTATCGAACGCGATCACGGCTCTGCCGGCATCGACCGCGTGAACACGCTCGGCTATCTGTTTACGCCGGATATCAATCTGGCGAACAAAAGCTTGAGCGAGCATACGCGCGAGTACATCAAGAAGAACGGTTATGCCGCGCTCAAAGAGCTGGACTACTGGATGAACGTGGATGCCAGAGGCGAACGGTTCAAGCAGCAGTACGGCAACATTCTGAACGTGAACTCTCCGCTGCCTCCATTTAATCTATGTCATCTGATATCCGCTACGAATACGGAAGGCAAGCTGCTGGAGAATGCCTACGATTACTGCATGAACGTTACCGCGGAGAACATCACGAACTTCATGGCCAGCGAGGAAAAACAGTCCGGCGAAGAATTTGCGATCCATGACTATATCAGCAACATCCGCACCAATATTGCGCAGATGAACAAGGCGTATCCTGCCAATTACGACTACAACATCATCGGCGCATCTTCGGCCGTGCTGCCGATCGAAGAGATGACGACGTATCTGGCATACCGCGTCTTCGGCAAAATGCAAACCATGTTCGAGAAAGCGCCGAGCCAGGAGGACGTCGAGAAATTTGCGAGCAAGCTGGGCATCGACCTGGACTCGATGACCAAGAACTTCGAATCCCGCGTACCGGAGCCGCTGCCCGGATACCAGAACAGCGAGCGGCTCAGCTACGCGAACGTGGTGAAAAACCAGGTCATTAATATGGACACGGAGCTGGAACAGAATTTTCTGGCTAGAGCCCGCGAGGAATACATCAAAGCGAAGAAGCAGCTGCCGGGCGAGATCGTGGCTCAGTTCAGCGATCAAATCCGCCGGATGTTCCTGCATCCGCAGCAAGGACCGTTTTACGTATCGCGGTTGATCTATACGGAGAAGGGCTTTAGCCTGCTGAAGATGCTGCTGTCCTACATCGAAGCGCTGCGGGAGAATCTGACCCGCATACCGCGGGACATCGAGTCGGCCAGAGAACAGGCGATCGATCGTCTGGGCGATGCAAAGAGCGCTTTTGTCTCGAAGGACAAGAAGAAAAACATTTATATCGAAGCCAAAATCAACGAATATTGGCTGGAAGCCGATGTGGAACGCACCGAGCAGATGATTGAATTTTACGAGGATTTATACGATCTGCTGAACCAGGAGAATAACCGGATTTATAGCGTATACACGGAGATTCTGAATGCGCTGAATTCGATTTTCGCCAAGAACGGCGACATTCTCGTGAACGGGGAAGAACAGCAGGATCATAAAGGGAACAAGACGTATTACTGGAACCTGGTCAGCGTGCCCGACATTTCCGACGTCATCAACAAAATCATGGATCAGAAGGATGTGGACGATCTCATCCGCGATTTCGCCCAGGAGCTGCTGAGTCATGCCAATCGTTGGACCCGGGAGCAGGAGATCGATGTCGTCCGTTCCATTTCGGAGTTTCTTACCGATAAATTCGGCGATCTGATCACCCGCTCGATGGAGGATTTCCTGGTCATGAAATTCGGTCAGGAGGATTCCATCGAAAAATTCGTCGAGCGCAGTATCGCCAGCAAGCTGGATGACGAAGCCGTGCCGGTCTTCCATCTGAGCAACAGCGCAGGCAATCTGTACTTCCCTTCCTGGGGCTTCGTGTCCGTGCCGGTACAGGCACCGAGCATTCTGAAGGGGATTCGCAATTATCAGAACAATTCGGTCGGGAAATCCCATTTCACCGTGAAGGAAAGCGAAGTGAAGAACCGGATCTTCTGGCTGAATACGAAGAACGGCGTGCCGCTGTTCGTCTACACGCCGCTGAAGGTTTATGAGGAAAGCTACGAACGCACGATCATGGACAAGGAAGGCGTTGGACGCCACTTGGTGCAGACGGATCGCAACAATTGGACGTACCTGCCGTCGCCGATTCCCGAAAAATCCTGGGGGGATACCTACGTCAACCCGCGGGTTCAGGAGTACAATGCCCGGGTTCGGTCCGAATTCAGCCAAGCGCTTGAGTATAGGGTCGTCATCCAGAAGGACGTTGACCAGAATACGAGCAGCCGTTATGCGGTCGTGTTTACGAAGCCGTTTGACCTGAATGAGCTGCTTCGCGCTTATGATCTGCAGCTTGATAGTCCCAAGCCTAACCTTGGCGAGGTCAAGCGGGCCTGGACCGAGCTGAAGCGATTGATGAACGAGGGGCTGGAGCGGGTAGGCTCCAAGGATATTTTCAACAGCATCAACGAGGAAATGGCCAAGGAGAATTTGATCCGTTCTCCGGAAATGATCCGCATCGTCCGGGAAGAGCTGAAGAAATATGCTGCCATCGCGGCCAAAATCACGGAATTCGAGCTCTTGATCAGCGACAATCAGAATGAAGAGAAATGGCTTGATCAATTCATCGAGGCGTTGTACACCGGGACGATCACCAAGAAGGGTGCGCTCTTCGTTTATGATCGCGATCCGGAGGAAGATTCCTGGGAGCCGTTTGCCAACCTGCTGAAAAGCGTGAACGACGTGGAGTATGAAGTCTACAAGCACTTCCGTCAGCTTGATGAGAAAAGCCGCAGCACGCTGCTTCGCAAATCCTCCCGCCGCGATCAGGAGCTGACCGCTTCCGAGGATATTACGCCGCTGCTCACGAAGCTGGAAGAATTGGCCGAACGGTTCCTGGAAACGCGCGACCGGCTGGAATACGAGAAGGTGGAGCTTGCGGACGGCGAAGAGCGGTACCAGTTCTACAGACAGGTATCTTCGAAATTAAATGACATCCGAAGAAGGTTGAAATAG
- a CDS encoding transcription initiation factor TFIID: MREILRQYAAGYAKSEEQLTLMEDDQSSIHYPEVYLFIGDKTASAIEPIMEIQDRKWDNSASVVYFHVGTDRSEGRGPQGPGLSGRLHRYHLQMPVSDAASKSMRKELYRSFYQNPHYLSGLNQAIRKLSHHISDFGRSYASFDRVHLSVITRVDDPFNVFIPEISLLAESIFQQSFKSVQMDLYALINEREQIESYGYASSVGVAFLRELELMQSREYSFSAPLQVTEDGLTIPVVHPASPLFDLVYVLSDKNERGISGYAGMQDIYDIICHLGLLKNRKQKDETYDGIRGIYNNTSFKSNIMTESGRQGFVSAGFARVKRPNEPIALTVLYHLCRGLLFRMKNRPEPEVHECLAYFGLDSEAVTARADRMLPATEHLDGLKGMMSHPVSYAGLKRMNIREAEEALFGDGCRQFFRDNYELAARKRLSDMSTAEELHDALRRSLATHPQIGCYQIAAWTSDKAGAGIVLEAVRSRIRDLGSLLKTEQDGLNRYYEESVESQPFKKLPFRDKQNVRHFIRYFVGEVYRRKYELLQLETELELYRLYETELERIHRQYKQQAGMLDQLEAELLEAARSSIRAADDYIGQNLMEYYGLVTEELMLELESKRGEGVFFEERYVGNLSIVTHEGIEPILSNMIRVCLRDLLTAEPFVQTFEEELLRRANVTIDYHNKQVLAKEDLFKVLYRMLEENSVTLVRLLDYTQEHRYEEKYFFGDADSEFVRYAIHADEALRVYKLGIVHEKRSSGVEKLNLMGGFHLEDLMYYRNGRTYYETYTANGYEFHGMEPAQLPELR, encoded by the coding sequence ATGAGGGAGATTCTTCGCCAGTATGCTGCCGGCTATGCCAAGTCGGAAGAGCAGCTTACCTTGATGGAGGATGATCAGAGCAGCATCCACTACCCGGAGGTATACTTGTTCATTGGCGACAAGACAGCGTCCGCCATCGAACCGATCATGGAAATTCAGGACCGAAAATGGGATAACAGCGCCAGCGTCGTTTATTTTCATGTAGGCACGGACCGGAGCGAAGGACGAGGGCCCCAAGGCCCCGGACTCTCCGGTCGGCTTCACAGGTACCACCTCCAGATGCCGGTGTCAGACGCCGCTTCCAAATCGATGCGGAAGGAGCTGTACCGGAGCTTCTATCAGAACCCGCATTATCTGTCCGGGTTGAATCAAGCGATTCGGAAGTTAAGCCACCATATTTCAGACTTTGGACGCAGCTATGCTTCGTTTGACCGGGTTCATCTGTCTGTCATTACACGGGTCGATGACCCGTTTAATGTATTTATCCCGGAAATTTCATTGCTGGCCGAATCCATATTCCAGCAGTCGTTCAAGTCGGTGCAAATGGATTTGTATGCGCTCATTAATGAAAGGGAGCAGATTGAATCCTACGGTTATGCGAGCTCCGTAGGCGTTGCGTTTCTGCGAGAACTGGAGCTAATGCAGAGCAGGGAATACAGCTTCTCCGCGCCGCTGCAGGTAACGGAGGACGGGCTGACGATTCCGGTCGTCCACCCGGCATCCCCATTGTTTGATCTCGTCTATGTGCTGTCCGACAAGAATGAACGCGGCATCTCGGGTTACGCCGGCATGCAGGATATCTACGATATCATCTGCCACCTGGGCCTGCTCAAGAACCGGAAGCAGAAGGATGAGACCTATGACGGGATCCGAGGCATTTACAACAATACGTCATTCAAAAGCAATATCATGACCGAATCCGGCCGCCAAGGCTTTGTCTCCGCCGGCTTTGCCCGGGTGAAGAGGCCCAATGAGCCGATTGCGCTAACGGTCCTTTACCATCTGTGCCGCGGACTGCTGTTTCGCATGAAGAACAGGCCGGAGCCGGAGGTTCATGAATGCCTGGCCTATTTCGGTCTCGACTCGGAGGCCGTAACGGCAAGAGCGGACCGGATGCTGCCGGCCACCGAGCATCTGGACGGACTGAAAGGCATGATGTCGCATCCCGTCAGTTATGCCGGGCTGAAGCGAATGAATATTCGCGAGGCGGAAGAGGCGCTCTTCGGAGATGGCTGCCGGCAGTTTTTTCGCGACAATTACGAGCTGGCGGCCCGAAAGAGACTGAGCGATATGAGCACCGCAGAAGAACTGCATGATGCGCTGCGCCGCTCTTTGGCGACTCACCCGCAAATCGGTTGTTATCAAATTGCAGCGTGGACGAGCGATAAGGCCGGAGCGGGCATTGTGCTTGAAGCGGTTCGATCCCGGATCCGGGATCTCGGCAGCTTGCTTAAGACCGAGCAGGACGGACTAAACCGCTATTATGAGGAAAGCGTCGAAAGCCAGCCGTTTAAGAAGCTTCCTTTTCGGGATAAACAGAATGTGCGCCATTTCATTCGATATTTCGTGGGCGAGGTCTATCGGCGCAAATATGAGCTGCTGCAGCTGGAAACGGAGCTTGAGCTCTACAGGCTGTATGAGACGGAGCTTGAACGTATTCACCGTCAGTACAAACAGCAGGCAGGCATGCTGGATCAGCTGGAGGCGGAGCTGCTGGAGGCGGCCCGTTCCAGCATCCGTGCCGCAGACGATTATATCGGCCAGAACCTGATGGAGTATTACGGCCTCGTGACGGAGGAGCTGATGCTGGAGCTGGAGAGCAAGCGCGGCGAAGGCGTATTCTTCGAGGAACGGTATGTCGGCAATCTTTCCATCGTTACGCATGAAGGGATCGAACCGATCCTGTCGAACATGATCCGGGTCTGTCTGAGGGATCTATTGACGGCAGAGCCGTTCGTGCAGACCTTCGAGGAAGAACTGCTGCGGAGGGCGAACGTCACCATCGACTACCATAACAAGCAGGTGCTGGCCAAGGAAGACCTGTTTAAGGTGTTATACCGGATGCTGGAGGAGAACTCCGTTACGCTGGTCAGGCTGCTTGATTATACGCAGGAGCATCGGTATGAGGAAAAATATTTCTTCGGCGATGCCGACAGCGAATTCGTCCGCTATGCGATCCATGCCGATGAAGCTTTACGGGTGTACAAGCTGGGCATCGTGCACGAGAAGCGCTCCAGCGGGGTCGAGAAGCTGAACCTGATGGGAGGTTTCCATCTGGAGGATCTGATGTATTACCGGAATGGCAGAACCTACTACGAGACCTACACGGCAAATGGTTATGAATTTCATGGCATGGAACCGGCGCAGCTTCCCGAGCTGCGTTAG
- a CDS encoding vWA domain-containing protein, with protein sequence MQRKLNPLLLLLSLVGGGLGFAIGEFLLRQWGTGLPVIVVTGIYFGILALCIGLACLIAELISPRLSGSSWRQRYTGTSWKLLIPSTLVALFLLGMLFEWAYQLNPGSAKPVKDIVLVIDNSGSMNETDPNQDRYTAAKNLINRMDRDNRVSVMVFDHATTLLQPFTRVKNQETKDEIIAEIDGLATNDGGTDISLALEDTMSHIQESRDAGRSAMVILLSDGFSETDHDRVLAEYKQQQIAVNTIGLSLVNPDGAQLLQTIAAETGGQYYDVQHAEDLSFVFQKIYDDVGDRSLLTKRTGAMEDSVYHQIGRIAAMLLIGAAMGLALGTVFDNRHLALSFSIGGAVSGVLAGVVLEYGLSGEEIGDASVRLIACLLLAGIIALFTLVIPVKESSKIIRNVQRPGRTGRGQRPNDSTSRGF encoded by the coding sequence GTGCAACGAAAATTAAACCCTCTCCTGCTGCTGCTTAGCCTGGTCGGTGGGGGACTCGGATTTGCCATTGGGGAGTTTTTGCTTCGCCAGTGGGGGACAGGGCTTCCTGTCATCGTGGTTACGGGGATTTATTTCGGGATTCTGGCCTTATGCATCGGCTTGGCCTGTTTAATCGCAGAACTGATCTCCCCCCGTTTGAGCGGAAGCTCATGGAGACAGCGGTACACGGGCACATCATGGAAGCTGCTGATTCCATCCACGTTGGTGGCCCTGTTCCTCCTTGGCATGCTGTTTGAATGGGCGTACCAGTTGAACCCGGGCAGCGCCAAGCCCGTGAAGGATATCGTGCTGGTCATTGACAATTCGGGCAGCATGAATGAGACGGACCCGAATCAGGACCGGTACACGGCAGCCAAAAATCTGATCAACCGCATGGATCGGGATAACCGCGTATCCGTGATGGTGTTTGATCATGCAACAACGTTACTGCAGCCGTTCACGCGCGTGAAGAACCAAGAAACCAAGGATGAGATCATTGCGGAAATCGACGGTTTGGCAACGAACGATGGCGGTACGGACATCAGTCTTGCGCTGGAGGATACCATGTCGCATATTCAGGAAAGCCGGGATGCCGGCCGAAGCGCCATGGTCATCCTGCTGTCGGACGGATTTAGCGAAACCGACCATGATCGTGTGCTTGCGGAGTACAAACAGCAGCAAATCGCGGTAAATACGATTGGCCTCAGCCTTGTCAACCCGGACGGTGCACAGCTGCTTCAGACGATTGCGGCGGAAACGGGCGGACAATATTACGACGTTCAGCATGCGGAGGATTTGTCTTTCGTTTTCCAGAAAATCTATGACGACGTTGGAGACCGTTCGCTGTTGACGAAACGTACGGGCGCTATGGAAGACAGCGTGTATCATCAGATCGGAAGAATCGCTGCGATGCTGCTCATCGGCGCTGCCATGGGCCTGGCCCTCGGCACGGTGTTTGACAATCGCCATCTTGCGCTGAGCTTCAGCATCGGCGGCGCGGTATCGGGCGTACTGGCAGGCGTGGTTCTGGAATACGGCCTCTCCGGCGAGGAAATCGGGGATGCCTCCGTTCGTCTGATTGCCTGCCTTTTGCTCGCGGGGATCATCGCTTTGTTCACGCTGGTGATTCCGGTTAAGGAGAGCAGCAAGATCATCCGCAACGTGCAGCGGCCGGGCCGAACGGGAAGAGGGCAGCGGCCGAATGATTCAACAAGCCGAGGATTTTAA
- a CDS encoding beta-mannanase — MRFKHAEPGEWVIRGLSYQLDDGYCTLRWSWPPGLQAVYIHRAMDDGFGQPAGDSQPGGMRLYTRDEYKANNGYRDRLDGIGQITYTVYALSSEDGEMALIRQEDESNRIRFSTGKAKLVYSIREKSRWLQPYKTIEIQVTAEVPVPKEALCYVKKQGAYPVNKEDGILYPFVTDFAAGRNELPAIEVGKNDYVRLFFTDGKKYGQRYELVHR, encoded by the coding sequence ATGCGGTTTAAACATGCGGAGCCCGGAGAATGGGTCATTCGGGGATTAAGCTATCAACTAGACGATGGTTACTGCACGCTCCGCTGGAGCTGGCCGCCGGGTCTTCAAGCGGTATACATCCACCGTGCGATGGACGACGGATTCGGCCAGCCTGCAGGCGATTCGCAGCCAGGCGGGATGCGTTTATACACCCGTGACGAGTATAAGGCGAACAACGGGTACCGCGACCGGCTGGACGGGATCGGTCAGATCACGTACACGGTCTACGCCTTGTCTTCCGAAGACGGAGAGATGGCGTTAATCAGGCAGGAGGATGAATCGAACCGCATTCGGTTCAGTACCGGCAAAGCGAAACTGGTCTACTCCATTCGCGAAAAAAGCCGCTGGCTGCAGCCCTATAAGACGATCGAAATCCAGGTGACGGCAGAGGTGCCGGTACCGAAGGAAGCTTTATGTTACGTGAAGAAGCAGGGCGCTTATCCGGTCAACAAGGAAGACGGCATCTTGTACCCGTTCGTGACGGATTTTGCTGCCGGACGCAACGAACTGCCTGCGATCGAGGTGGGCAAGAACGATTACGTTCGCCTGT